The following proteins come from a genomic window of Pichia kudriavzevii chromosome 1, complete sequence:
- a CDS encoding uncharacterized protein (PKUD0A02530; similar to Saccharomyces cerevisiae YMR312W (ELP6); ancestral locus Anc_5.3), with translation MASTSDLQQQALTFYSTKDGSLLSDFNTLSLILHDSSNCPAWLITGIIQQALSKDNECYLSPQAPKVTKATIPTFLYSFTNTEQTYSKCFQKYINSNKDFLKFTSYLSDSSKDPSKFSTDVLQDVGKVEEKPFVIIENPELLLSIVPGMTIIQLLSQLNEIQKHTTLYIVTSTSPNKSSLLSMLLHRSSLIITLTALTTGRADDMSGTLSVSPGPIKSKQNVSDRQYSYLVSTNNVKLFYK, from the coding sequence ATGGCATCTACATCTGATTTACAACAGCAGGCCTTAACATTTTACTCCACGAAAGATGGATCACTTTTATCTGACTTCAATACACTTTCTTTGATACTGCatgattcttcaaattgcCCAGCATGGCTTATTACAGGAATAATACAACAAGCTTTGTCAAAGGATAATGAATGCTACCTTTCTCCGCAAGCTCCAAAGGTAACAAAAGCTACAATCCCTACGTTTTTGTATTCCTTCACAAACACCGAACAAACCTATAGTAAATGCTTTCAAAAGTATATTAATTCGAATAAGGATTTCTTAAAATTTACGTCATATTTATCCGACTCATCGAAAGATCCAAGTAAGTTTAGTACAGACGTACTCCAAGATGTAGGAaaagtagaagaaaaaccatTTGTCATAATTGAAAATCCAGAATTATTACTCTCTATAGTACCAGGAATGACTATTATACAATTACTTTCGCAATTGaatgaaattcaaaaacacACAACACTTTATATTGTCACGTCTACATCTCCAAATAAATCTTCTCTGCTGTCCATGTTATTACATAGATCTTCATTGATTATAACTCTAACAGCATTAACTACAGGAAGGGCAGATGACATGTCGGGCACACTATCGGTATCTCCCGGCCCAATTAAATCTAAACAGAATGTATCAGATCGTCAATATTCATACCTAGTCTCCACAAATAATGTTAAACTCTTTTATAAATAG
- a CDS encoding uncharacterized protein (PKUD0A02520; similar to Saccharomyces cerevisiae YGR285C (ZUO1); ancestral locus Anc_5.4) has translation MTFTALASYSTAVRRPIEPVGPYFLAHATRTIKGHSWSEFEKIEAEKNVVTVEAKDSDEDLFDESIDDEELLNHDPRDWKSCDLYAALGLSKLRVKATPEQIVKAHRRAVLQHHPDKKSSAGGSLTQDGFFKIIQKAYETLMDPIKRRQFDSVDEFANISPPSTKPADEDFYAAWGPVFLNEARFSNKQPVPTLGDASSSKEEVEAFYKFWNNFDSWRTFEWLDEDVPDDSANRDHKRYIEKKNNNSRKKKKTEDNKRLSDLVKRAQSEDPRIKAFKEAEKEEKARKKWEREAGARKAAEDAKAKAEAEAKAKADAEAAAKAEKENAKKAKEAAKAAKKKNKRAIRAAAKDNEYFGDADKSASIDADIDLLIESFDDVKLGDVAGKLKGVSADAAKAVLSQVAAEQTAAGKVSSLSYFN, from the coding sequence ATGACTTTTACTGCTCTTGCATCATATTCTACAGCTGTCAGGAGACCAATTGAACCAGTTGGTCCATACTTTTTAGCTCACGCTACTAGAACTATCAAAGGTCACAGTTGGtctgaatttgaaaagattgagGCTGAGAAGAATGTTGTCACTGTCGAAGCAAAGGACTCAGATGAAGATCTATTTGATGAAtctattgatgatgaagaattacTGAATCATGATCCAAGAGATTGGAAATCGTGTGATTTGTATGCTGCATTAGGATTATCAAAATTAAGAGTCAAGGCAACTCCTGAACAAATTGTTAAGGCTCACAGAAGAGCTGTGTTACAACATCACCCAGATAAGAAGTCATCTGCAGGTGGTTCTTTAACACAGGATGGTTTCTTCAAGATTATCCAAAAAGCTTACGAAACCTTGATGGATCCAATCAAGAGAAGACAATTTGATTCCgttgatgaatttgcaAACATTTCACCACCTTCTACCAAACCAGCAGATGAAGACTTTTACGCTGCTTGGGGCCCAGTTTTCTTAAACGAGGCTagattttcaaacaaacaacCTGTTCCAACTTTAGGAGATGCATCATCttccaaagaagaagttgaagcaTTCTACAAGTTTTGGAACAACTTTGACTCTTGGAGAACCTTTGAGTGGTTAGATGAAGATGTTCCAGATGACTCAGCAAACAGAGATCATAAGAgatatattgaaaagaagaacaacaattccagaaagaagaagaagactGAAGATAACAAGAGATTGTCCGATTTAGTTAAGAGAGCACAATCTGAAGACCCAAGAATCAAGGCATTCAAGGAAGCagagaaggaagaaaaggcAAGAAAGAAGTGGGAAAGGGAAGCAGGTGCAAGAAAGGCTGCAGAGGATGCAAAGGCAAAGGCAGAAGCAGAAGCTAAAGCTAAAGCTGACGCAGAAGCAGCAGCAAAGgcagaaaaagaaaacgcCAAAAAGGCAAAGGAAGCAGCAAAGGCAGctaagaagaagaacaaaagagCTATCAGAGCAGCAGCCAAGGACAATGAATACTTTGGTGATGCTGATAAATCCGCTTCTATTGATGCAGACATTGATCTATTAATTGAATCTTTCGATGATGTTAAGTTAGGTGATGTTGCAGGAAAATTAAAGGGTGTGTCTGCCGATGCTGCCAAAGCAGTTCTATCCCAAGTCGCTGCAGAACAAACTGCTGCAGGTAAGgtttcttcattatcttACTTTAACTAG
- a CDS encoding uncharacterized protein (PKUD0A02500; similar to Saccharomyces cerevisiae YOR194C (TOA1); ancestral locus Anc_8.603), which yields MSNSACAELYANIIEEVIIESRQDFENAGIDEQTLQDLRNIWKQRLAAAKVAPLGWGDDDDDDDDDDDGKDLGVEQASEDISSAEIAPNMAVTVDNPGEQKNVPLPQSQQQQILQDAHQLQNFQELQQQQQQQQQQHQQQQQDLQLQKTTELDPQISNPQLPNLTNHTSLQPTQSHNQTFDMSFIGTQNNGDGIKTEENSSVKKEGGDESVPPFGFPTSLPTSNKNNLQDPTVTFSIRNNQLDGSFDFSAPKENANDSDSDDDLGSDLGADSDAINSDLDDSDDEDDDSNGEEDDEDGENGGANGDIEQNIMLCLYDRVQRVRNRWKCSLKDGLMNINGKDYVFQKATGDSEW from the coding sequence ATGTCCAACAGTGCTTGTGCGGAGCTTTATGCAAATATCATTGAAGAGGTTATTATCGAATCCAGGCAAGATTTTGAGAATGCCGGAATTGACGAACAAACACTCCAAGACCTGAGAAACATTTGGAAACAGAGGCTTGCTGCAGCTAAAGTAGCACCTTTAGGTTGGGGagatgatgacgatgatgatgatgatgacgatgatggAAAAGATCTGGGTGTGGAGCAAGCATCGGAAGATATATCTTCAGCTGAAATCGCCCCAAATATGGCCGTTACTGTAGATAATCCAGGTGAACAGAAAAATGTACCACTACCCCAAAGccaacagcaacaaatTTTACAGGACGCACACCAACTacaaaactttcaagaactgcaacaacaacaacagcagcagcagcagcaacatcaacaacaacaacaagatctacaacttcaaaaaacTACTGAACTAGATCCACAAATTTCCAATCCACAATTACCAAACCTGACGAACCACACATCACTTCAACCAACTCAAAGCCATaatcaaacttttgatATGTCCTTTATAGGCACTCAAAATAATGGAGATGGCATAAAAACGGAAGAAAATTCGTCAGTGAAAAAAGAGGGTGGTGATGAATCTGTACCTCCATTCGGCTTTCCCACAAGCCTGCCAACTTCAAACAAGAACAATTTGCAAGATCCAACTGTAACTTTCAGTATACGAAACAACCAGCTGGACGGttcatttgatttctcaGCACCAAAGGAAAACGCAAACGATAGTGACAGTGATGACGACCTAGGGTCTGATCTCGGTGCAGATAGCGATGCAATCAATAGTGATCTAGATGAttcagatgatgaagatgatgatagcaatggtgaagaagatgatgaagatggtgaAAACGGCGGCGCCAATGGTGATATAGAACAAAACATTATGTTGTGCCTTTACGATCGTGTACAACGGGTACGTAACAGATGGAAGTGCTCATTGAAAGACGGATTGATGAACATTAATGGGAAAGACTATGTGTTTCAGAAGGCTACTGGTGACTCAGAATGGTAA
- a CDS encoding uncharacterized protein (PKUD0A02510; similar to Saccharomyces cerevisiae YPL099C (AIM43); ancestral locus Anc_8.579) gives MKFNFPESVEKELAQQAKQEQQRTNGKITFSQHTLPVQQEDKTNVTQKMTPKELEHQQRKIENISSKLYTPQSPLTPEFRSKSSEIEERLQRIKTRFDSIKKKEEARIAQIQREAWLRYSHTSKPTLQDFKRPLTSFFLFASAIYITLQFSWYALEREKYIEEMENKQDKIVNELNEALREQKQILDQYNSMGGARKWWKLW, from the coding sequence ATGAAGTTTAACTTTCCTGAGAGTGTAGAGAAGGAGTTGGCCCAACAGGCtaaacaagaacaacaaaGAACCAACGGGAAAATTACTTTCTCGCAACATACATTGCCTGTTCAACAAGAAGATAAAACAAATGTCACCCAGAAAATGACTCCGAAGGAACTAGAACACCAACAACggaaaatagaaaatataTCTTCTAAGCTATATACTCCGCAATCCCCACTTACTCCTGAATTTCGTTCGAAATCTTCTGAAATCGAAGAACGACTACAAAGAATTAAAACCCGATTTGATTCcattaaaaaaaaggaagaggCCAGGATTgctcaaattcaaagagaGGCTTGGCTCAGGTACAGCCATACTAGTAAGCCAACATTGCAGGACTTTAAGCGGCCATTaacttctttctttttatttgcaaGCGCTATTTATATAACACTGCAGTTTTCATGGTATGCGTTggagagagagaaataTATTgaggaaatggaaaacaaGCAAGACAAGATTGTGAACGAGCTAAATGAAGCTCTCAGAGAACAAAAGCAAATTCTTGATCAGTATAATAGTATGGGTGGAGCCAGAAAGTGGTGGAAGTTATGGTaa
- a CDS encoding uncharacterized protein (PKUD0A02540; similar to Saccharomyces cerevisiae YMR313C (TGL3); ancestral locus Anc_5.2), with product MLIIHKHSSIHGSTVENFLFSVIIWILTHIPLPILKLILLLFDVFVYWFGSIYDKFKNSPDRILLYKLNHSTSWSEFSKTAFDLDNYFNNDIWKNNLVSSKYDYVLIQERLHDLRNARLSNNFQHMLSLLRAGMLRNLGGISNKSLYNRTYIGTKSLIEQYNKEVANCLESLDKDPFIDNQLKLDFYHDAKTTLGATALCLHGGSLFGMGHIGVVKSLLDQNLLPNVLVGSGVGSVVGALVGCLEKEELVEILVNLKNVMQEEGYGLKPKNCNDPIESTQIGLKWIENIKKGVTKEMKLFIDFVLSKVGGMTFKQAHEKTGKTFNILVYPKSSKLPTLLNYLSTPYITMESAIRCSLGTGVLKDKIPTLEIKFRGDITKYSNVQCEFQPPYQVRGQSIELKNSPYNRITEMFNVNHFVISISRPYLASFVSMRWRRIYNYNSLLKKLLNIINIELKHRIRMLNRFGLLNTSLRWLLVDEKSVLVDTNHIAIIPTGTRWILWDFIDLFVQNKSVMNYWIECGERSVWSMHSLLETRSRAEFLLDEYFQKYR from the coding sequence ATGCTAATAATACATAAACACTCATCAATACATGGATCAACAGTAGagaattttcttttctctgTGATTATTTGGATACTGACTCATATCCCGTTACCGATTCTAAAGTTAATCCTACTACTTTTTGATGTCTTTGTCTATTGGTTTGGCTCGATATACGACAAGTTCAAGAATTCGCCAGATAGGATCCTCTTATACAAGCTTAATCACTCTACATCATGGAGTgagttttccaaaactgCTTTTGATTTAGATAATTACTTTAACAACGATATATGGAAAAATAATCTAGTTTCCAGTAAATATGACTATGTGCTAATACAGGAAAGGTTACATGACTTGAGAAATGCAAGATTATCGAACAATTTCCAACACATGCTCAGCTTATTGAGAGCAGGTATGCTAAGAAACCTAGGTGGGATTTCCAACAAAAGCTTATACAACCGAACCTATATTGGAACGAAGTCATTAATTGAACAATACAATAAAGAGGTTGCAAATTGCCTTGAATCGTTGGACAAAGACCCTTTTATCGACAATCAATTAAAATTGGACTTTTATCACGATGCAAAGACCACATTGGGTGCAACAGCACTATGCTTGCACGGTGGCTCCTTATTTGGAATGGGACACATCGGAGTAGTCAAGAGTCTATTAGATCAAAACTTGCTGCCTAATGTCCTTGTAGGTTCTGGAGTTGGTTCGGTAGTCGGTGCATTGGTCGGTTGTCTGGAAAAGGAGGAATTGGTTGAAATATTGGTGAATTTAAAGAATGTTATGCAAGAGGAAGGATATGGATTGAAACCGAAAAACTGTAATGACCCAATTGAGTCTACTCAGATTGGGTTGAAATGGATTgagaatataaaaaaaggtgttacaaaagaaatgaaactttttattgattttgtatTAAGCAAAGTTGGTGGAATGACGTTCAAACAAGCACATGaaaaaacaggaaaaacATTCAATATTCTAGTGTATCCAAAGTCCTCCAAACTACCTACGCTTTTGAACTATTTGAGCACACCATACATAACGATGGAAAGCGCTATACGCTGTTCTCTTGGTACAGGAGTACTAAAGGACAAAATACCAACATTGGAAATTAAGTTCAGAGGCGATATAACTAAATACTCTAATGTTCAATGTGAATTTCAGCCACCTTACCAGGTACGGGGCCAGtcaattgaattgaaaaattcccCCTATAACCGAATTACTGAAATGTTCAATGTAAATCATTTTGTCATATCCATTTCAAGACCTTATCTTGCCTCGTTCGTCTCAATGCGGTGGCGACGGATTTATAACTATAACTCGTTGCTTAAAAAATTGCTaaatattatcaatataGAGTTGAAACATCGGATAAGAATGTTGAACAGATTTGGATTGCTAAATACATCTCTGCGATGGTTATTGGTTGACGAAAAATCAGTTTTGGTTGATACCAACCATATCGCTATTATTCCGACAGGCACGAGGTGGATTCTGTGGgattttattgatttatttgTGCAAAATAAATCGGTCATGAATTACTGGATTGAATGTGGCGAGAGGAGTGTATGGAGTATGCATTCTTTGCTGGAAACGAGATCCAGAGCGGAGTTTTTGTTGGATGAatattttcagaaatatAGATAG